A portion of the Bacillus thuringiensis genome contains these proteins:
- a CDS encoding precorrin-2 dehydrogenase produces the protein MYNMYPLMLNLNKKVVVIIGGGKIAYRKASGLKDTGAFVTVVSPEICEEMKELPYITWKKKTFSNDDIKDAHLIYAATNQHTVNMMVKQAAHDFQWVNVVSDGTESSFHTPGVIRNDEYVVTISTSGRDPSFTKRMKKELTSILPKLIKKLSRTHKL, from the coding sequence ATGTATAACATGTACCCTCTTATGCTTAATCTAAATAAAAAGGTGGTTGTTATCATTGGTGGAGGTAAAATCGCATATCGAAAAGCGTCTGGATTAAAAGATACAGGCGCTTTTGTCACCGTTGTCAGCCCAGAAATTTGCGAGGAAATGAAGGAGCTTCCTTATATTACTTGGAAGAAAAAAACTTTTTCTAATGATGATATTAAAGATGCCCACCTTATTTATGCAGCTACAAATCAACATACTGTAAATATGATGGTCAAACAGGCCGCCCATGATTTTCAATGGGTTAACGTTGTAAGTGATGGTACAGAATCATCATTTCACACGCCTGGTGTCATCCGAAATGATGAATATGTTGTAACGATTTCAACTTCAGGTAGGGATCCATCGTTTACGAAGCGTATGAAAAAGGAATTAACATCTATACTTCCTAAACTTATAAAAAAGCTTTCTCGTACTCACAAATTGTAA
- a CDS encoding sirohydrochlorin chelatase — protein sequence MKGIVYVGHGSRLQEGNEQFIQFIQSVMKERNERIQKIAFLELTTPTISDAVTETILEGVTEIMIVPVLLFAAAHYKRDIPFEIEQLQKKYPYITFSVVPPFSTHPHMVELVVKRIREAMPMQNSSILLVGRGSSDPQPIHELQQIGAAIERKLGMPVSCSFLTKGTPSFTAELKAITSTASHVYVMPYLLFTGLLLQKIKLHAKKYDHVTTCNCLQFDTYMKLTLLERMEECVYV from the coding sequence ATGAAAGGAATTGTATATGTTGGACATGGGAGCCGGCTACAAGAAGGTAATGAACAATTCATTCAATTTATTCAATCTGTTATGAAAGAGCGAAACGAAAGAATTCAAAAAATAGCTTTTCTAGAACTAACGACACCTACTATTTCGGATGCAGTTACAGAAACGATACTAGAGGGAGTAACTGAAATAATGATTGTACCTGTTTTATTATTTGCAGCAGCTCACTATAAACGTGATATTCCTTTTGAAATAGAGCAACTACAAAAGAAATATCCATATATCACATTTTCAGTTGTACCTCCTTTTAGTACACATCCACATATGGTGGAACTTGTAGTGAAAAGAATACGTGAAGCTATGCCAATGCAAAATAGTAGTATTTTACTCGTAGGACGAGGCAGCAGTGATCCACAACCGATACATGAATTACAACAAATCGGAGCAGCCATCGAGCGAAAACTCGGTATGCCAGTATCCTGTTCTTTTTTAACGAAAGGAACTCCCTCTTTTACTGCTGAGCTCAAGGCTATAACATCGACGGCGTCCCACGTATATGTCATGCCGTACCTTCTCTTTACCGGATTATTACTTCAAAAAATTAAATTACATGCAAAAAAATATGATCACGTTACGACTTGTAACTGTCTTCAGTTTGATACATACATGAAGTTAACATTATTAGAACGAATGGAGGAATGTGTGTATGTATAA
- a CDS encoding excalibur calcium-binding domain-containing protein, whose product MEVLSNIGAALFFIAFILLILCIISFFKKNGKAKQYGRPTVILFMISIILIVTGTTTSEHPVIEFFAILSFILFIFFLVLAILSVIKKTGVAKKQFIITAVLFVIFVALLGISAPSSEKTTATSTKVASNNEEQKNSEQKKELEKKEADEKTQKQEDEKRQAEEQARKQEDEKRLAEEQARKQQDEKRQADEQARKQQEEQKRLADEQARKQQEEQKRQADEQARKQQEEQKRQADEQARKQQEEQKAQQTQTQPTSGNTSSAYYKNCAAVRAAGKAPLHKGQPGYSSHLDRDGDGIACEK is encoded by the coding sequence ATGGAGGTTTTGAGTAATATTGGTGCAGCTTTATTTTTTATTGCTTTTATTCTTTTAATCTTATGTATCATTTCATTCTTTAAGAAAAATGGAAAAGCAAAACAATATGGTCGTCCTACCGTTATTCTTTTTATGATTTCAATTATATTAATAGTGACCGGTACAACAACATCTGAACACCCAGTCATCGAATTTTTTGCTATTTTAAGTTTCATTCTATTTATATTCTTCCTTGTACTTGCAATATTATCTGTTATTAAGAAGACAGGTGTAGCGAAAAAACAATTTATTATTACAGCCGTATTATTTGTCATTTTTGTTGCGCTATTAGGTATTTCAGCTCCTTCTTCTGAAAAAACGACAGCAACTAGTACAAAAGTTGCCTCTAACAATGAAGAACAAAAAAATAGCGAACAGAAAAAAGAACTAGAAAAGAAAGAGGCGGATGAAAAAACTCAAAAGCAAGAAGATGAGAAGCGTCAAGCCGAGGAACAAGCTCGTAAACAAGAAGATGAAAAACGTCTAGCCGAGGAACAAGCTCGTAAGCAACAAGATGAAAAACGTCAGGCTGATGAACAAGCTCGTAAACAACAAGAAGAACAGAAACGTCTAGCTGATGAACAGGCTCGTAAGCAACAAGAAGAACAAAAACGACAAGCTGATGAACAAGCTCGTAAACAACAAGAAGAACAAAAACGTCAGGCTGATGAACAAGCTCGTAAACAACAAGAAGAGCAAAAAGCACAGCAAACTCAAACACAACCCACTTCAGGAAATACTAGTAGTGCATACTACAAAAATTGTGCTGCAGTTAGAGCAGCTGGGAAAGCCCCTTTACATAAAGGGCAACCAGGTTATAGCTCTCATCTTGATCGTGATGGCGATGGAATTGCATGTGAAAAATAG
- the narK gene encoding nitrate transporter NarK — translation MKSPNFQLSLQTSNLVIGFMVWVILSSLMPYIKADIPLTAGQISIVTAVPVILGSVLRIPIGYWTNRFGARKLFFISFILLLFPVFYISVANSMMDLIIGGLFVGIGGAVFSVGVTSLPKYFPKESHGFVNGIYGVGNAGTAITSFLAPVIATSVGWRATVQCYLVLLAAFALMNFLLGDRKEKKVNTPLMEQIKGVYKNEKLWFLCIFYFLTFGSFVAFTVYLPNFLVSHFGLEKVDAGMRTAGFIVLATIMRPIGGWLGDKFNPFKILIFVFIGLTLSGIILSFMPSMNVYTFGCLLVAFCAGIGNGTIFKLVPMYFSEQAGIVNGLVSALGGLGGFFPPLILTLLFQLTGHYAIGFMALSEVALACLIITVWMYSQEKLLVMLKNH, via the coding sequence ATGAAAAGTCCTAATTTTCAATTAAGTTTACAAACTTCTAATCTAGTTATCGGTTTTATGGTATGGGTCATTTTATCATCATTAATGCCTTATATTAAAGCGGATATTCCATTAACTGCGGGACAAATTTCTATAGTAACAGCAGTACCGGTTATTTTAGGTTCTGTTCTTCGCATTCCAATTGGTTATTGGACAAATCGTTTCGGAGCAAGAAAATTATTCTTTATTAGTTTTATTTTATTATTATTTCCTGTCTTTTATATTAGTGTTGCCAATTCTATGATGGATTTAATTATTGGTGGATTATTTGTCGGAATCGGTGGTGCTGTATTCTCTGTAGGGGTAACTTCTTTACCAAAATACTTTCCGAAAGAGAGTCACGGTTTTGTAAATGGTATTTACGGTGTAGGTAATGCTGGAACAGCAATTACTTCATTTTTAGCGCCTGTTATCGCAACTTCAGTTGGCTGGAGAGCGACAGTACAGTGTTATTTAGTTTTACTTGCAGCATTTGCACTTATGAACTTTTTATTAGGCGATCGTAAAGAGAAAAAGGTGAATACACCATTAATGGAACAAATAAAAGGTGTATATAAAAATGAAAAACTTTGGTTTTTATGTATCTTTTACTTTTTAACATTCGGATCATTTGTCGCATTTACCGTATACTTACCAAACTTTTTAGTATCTCACTTCGGATTAGAGAAAGTAGATGCAGGTATGCGGACAGCTGGATTCATCGTACTCGCAACAATTATGCGCCCAATTGGTGGTTGGCTCGGTGATAAGTTTAATCCATTTAAAATATTAATCTTCGTATTTATCGGTTTAACACTTTCAGGTATTATTTTATCATTTATGCCAAGTATGAACGTGTATACATTTGGTTGCCTACTAGTCGCATTTTGTGCAGGAATCGGAAATGGTACAATCTTCAAACTCGTTCCAATGTACTTCTCTGAACAAGCGGGAATTGTAAATGGACTCGTATCAGCTTTAGGTGGACTAGGAGGATTCTTCCCACCGCTAATTTTAACATTACTATTCCAATTAACAGGTCATTATGCAATTGGATTTATGGCGTTATCAGAAGTCGCACTTGCTTGTTTAATCATTACAGTATGGATGTATAGCCAAGAGAAATTGTTAGTGATGTTAAAGAATCATTAA
- the exsG gene encoding exosporium protein ExsG, producing the protein MEFQLLVTCILQEGNAYFLVTKVDDVITLKVPITAGVAGLFLALGVPRCS; encoded by the coding sequence ATGGAATTTCAATTGTTGGTAACTTGTATATTACAAGAAGGTAATGCTTACTTTTTAGTAACGAAGGTAGACGATGTTATTACGTTAAAAGTACCGATTACTGCGGGAGTAGCAGGTTTATTTTTAGCTTTAGGTGTACCAAGATGTTCTTAA
- the ric gene encoding iron-sulfur cluster repair di-iron protein, which translates to MKHAFTETSIVGEIVTQFPKASDLFKSYRIDFCCGGNKPLIDAIHERNLSATEVLTELNTLYNNTKRLNESEIDWKNASYRELIDYVINKHHRYLNEELPQLSPYVTKVLRVHGASQPHLAQIHKLFHELKMELEQHLIKEETEDFPLILEFEQNPIEENYVKLRKVVDELENEHNHAGNIIKELRKVTNDFTPPEGACGTYRLVYQRLEALESDLFEHIHLENNILFPRAITRV; encoded by the coding sequence ATGAAACATGCATTTACTGAAACTTCTATTGTCGGTGAGATCGTTACACAATTCCCGAAAGCTAGTGATCTTTTTAAATCATATAGAATAGACTTTTGTTGTGGTGGCAATAAACCACTTATTGATGCAATTCATGAAAGAAATTTATCAGCAACAGAAGTACTTACAGAATTAAATACACTTTATAATAATACGAAACGATTAAATGAATCTGAAATTGATTGGAAAAATGCTTCTTATCGTGAATTGATTGATTATGTTATAAATAAGCATCATCGCTATTTAAATGAAGAATTACCACAGTTAAGTCCGTATGTGACAAAAGTATTACGCGTCCACGGAGCAAGTCAGCCTCACTTAGCTCAAATTCATAAGCTATTTCACGAATTAAAGATGGAATTAGAACAACATTTAATTAAAGAAGAAACAGAAGATTTCCCATTAATTTTAGAATTTGAACAAAATCCAATTGAAGAAAACTATGTGAAATTACGTAAAGTAGTAGATGAGTTGGAAAATGAACATAACCACGCAGGCAACATTATTAAAGAGCTTCGTAAAGTTACAAATGACTTTACTCCTCCAGAAGGAGCTTGCGGCACTTATCGACTTGTTTACCAACGCCTTGAAGCACTAGAGTCTGATTTATTTGAACATATTCATTTAGAAAATAACATTTTATTTCCACGTGCAATTACGAGAGTATAA
- a CDS encoding uroporphyrin-III C-methyltransferase has translation MNGYVYLVGAGPGDEGLITKKAIECLNRADIVLYDRLLNPSFLNYTKETCELIYCGKMPKNHTMRQEMINAHLLQFAKEGKIVVRLKGGDPSIFGRVGEEAETLAAANIPYEIIPGITSSIAASSYAGIPLTHRDYSNSVTLLTGHAKGPLTDHGKYNSSHNSDTIAYYMGIKNLPTICENLLQAGKKEDTPVAVIEWGTTGKQRVVTGTLSTIVSIVKNENISNPSMTIVGDVVSLRNQIAWKERKALHGKKVLFASATNKKSAIKQMLQESGAEIYQIPTFKKKEYTLTSEQINKIFSVDRLVFCSAESVDILMQSCSKYHKDIRSLQAELQYMNLSIQEKLMQYGLLSKPAQFSSNSTIYLGRNINRIAVIQEKIGAGSYMMTHEYTIDHRFDEIHSRMLSEFSWDSIVYEGRASIDTFLAEIKRLGFINILTLPFSYTDVPTLHYANKVGFHNVDHQLQETLVEKDMVRQ, from the coding sequence ATGAACGGATATGTATATTTAGTTGGTGCAGGACCAGGTGATGAAGGGCTTATTACAAAAAAAGCGATAGAGTGCTTAAATCGTGCAGATATCGTCTTATATGACCGCTTATTAAACCCTTCCTTTCTTAATTATACAAAAGAAACATGTGAACTTATTTATTGCGGAAAAATGCCAAAGAATCATACTATGCGGCAAGAAATGATTAACGCACACCTCCTTCAATTTGCGAAAGAAGGAAAAATCGTAGTCCGCTTAAAAGGCGGAGATCCATCTATTTTTGGCCGTGTTGGTGAAGAAGCAGAAACTTTAGCAGCAGCAAATATTCCATATGAAATTATACCAGGTATTACATCTAGCATCGCCGCTAGTAGCTACGCAGGTATTCCCCTCACCCACCGTGACTACAGTAATAGTGTCACTTTATTAACCGGACATGCAAAAGGTCCTTTAACCGATCATGGAAAATATAATTCATCTCACAATAGCGACACGATTGCCTACTACATGGGTATAAAAAACTTACCTACAATTTGTGAAAACTTACTACAAGCAGGAAAAAAAGAAGATACGCCAGTAGCAGTCATTGAATGGGGTACAACTGGTAAACAGCGCGTTGTCACAGGAACACTGTCTACCATTGTTTCTATTGTCAAAAACGAAAATATTTCTAATCCTTCTATGACAATTGTTGGTGATGTCGTTTCCTTACGTAATCAAATCGCTTGGAAAGAACGCAAGGCATTGCACGGCAAGAAAGTTTTATTTGCATCTGCAACAAATAAAAAAAGCGCAATAAAGCAAATGTTACAAGAGTCCGGTGCAGAAATATATCAAATTCCAACTTTCAAAAAGAAAGAATATACATTAACCTCTGAACAAATCAATAAGATTTTCAGCGTTGATCGTCTTGTATTTTGTTCTGCTGAGAGTGTAGACATCTTAATGCAATCATGCAGTAAATACCATAAAGATATTCGTTCCTTACAGGCAGAACTTCAGTATATGAACCTTTCTATTCAAGAAAAGCTCATGCAATATGGATTGTTAAGTAAACCTGCGCAATTTTCTTCGAATTCAACGATTTATTTAGGACGAAACATTAACCGAATTGCTGTTATTCAAGAAAAAATTGGTGCTGGTTCCTATATGATGACTCATGAGTACACAATTGATCATCGCTTCGATGAAATTCATTCACGTATGCTTTCTGAATTCTCATGGGATAGCATTGTATATGAAGGTCGTGCTTCTATTGATACGTTTCTAGCAGAAATAAAACGCCTTGGCTTTATCAATATTCTTACTCTCCCATTCTCGTATACCGACGTTCCAACTTTACACTATGCAAATAAAGTTGGGTTTCATAACGTAGATCATCAATTACAAGAAACTCTTGTGGAGAAAGACATGGTGAGACAATGA
- a CDS encoding STAS/SEC14 domain-containing protein, which translates to MGGASSKNFIFIDFMRFFLIIVIKGDDFNLSEQNISTTVSGDLIVTHLIGQIKTEDVYEWFNGFEQVCQQFISEGWKYKLLVDRKGYTPNHFSVQKVWKEKFFNETILNHSKAIAFLLEEGEILNYLQQANTKESVKFFDDYEQALIWLDEYQM; encoded by the coding sequence ATGGGGGGAGCGTCAAGTAAGAATTTTATCTTTATTGATTTTATGCGGTTTTTCCTCATAATTGTAATTAAGGGAGATGATTTTAATTTGAGTGAACAGAATATTAGCACAACGGTTTCGGGAGATTTGATTGTTACCCATCTAATTGGCCAGATTAAAACAGAGGATGTGTATGAATGGTTTAATGGTTTCGAGCAGGTTTGTCAGCAATTCATTTCCGAAGGGTGGAAATACAAATTGTTGGTGGATAGAAAAGGATACACGCCAAATCATTTTTCTGTTCAAAAAGTATGGAAAGAGAAGTTCTTCAATGAAACTATTTTGAATCATAGTAAGGCAATTGCATTTCTTCTTGAAGAAGGAGAGATACTGAATTATTTACAGCAAGCTAATACGAAAGAATCTGTAAAATTTTTTGATGATTATGAACAAGCGTTAATTTGGTTGGATGAATATCAAATGTAA
- the moaD gene encoding molybdopterin converting factor subunit 1: MIKVLLFAHLQEEVSKPALHIDCENITVAELKEVLNKKYNVAISSEIMVAINEEYANEDDIIQVGDVVAMIPPVSGG, translated from the coding sequence ATGATTAAAGTACTATTATTTGCACATTTGCAAGAAGAAGTAAGTAAGCCAGCATTACACATAGATTGTGAAAATATTACGGTTGCGGAACTCAAGGAAGTCCTCAATAAGAAATACAACGTAGCAATTTCAAGTGAGATAATGGTCGCTATAAATGAAGAGTATGCAAATGAGGATGACATCATTCAAGTTGGCGATGTCGTAGCCATGATTCCGCCAGTAAGTGGTGGTTGA
- the nirB gene encoding NADPH-nitrite reductase large subunit, which produces MKKRLIMIGNGMAGIRCMEEILKHNSDSYEITIFGDEPHPNYNRIMLSHVLQGKTNMQDIIMNEYSWYEENEITLYTNERVQSIDREEKVIVTEKNRTLTYDKLIIATGSSAFILPVEGSTLPGVTGFRTIEDTQFMIDTAKEKKKAVVIGGGLLGLEAARGLIDLGMDVHVVHLMPNLMEQQLDTKAASLLREDLEAQGMKFLTEKKTVKILGTDHVEGIQFEDGEVVDCDLIVMAVGIRPNTQIAKDAGLIVNRGIVVNDYMLTNDESIYAVGECAEHDGIAYGLVAPLYEQGAILAKHITNLQTDGYSGSIVGTQLKVAGCDLFSAGQIYEDDQTKAISIFDECKRSYKKVLIRDNKVVGIVLYGDTADGTRLFSMLKKEEDIQEYTPVSILHKAGEESELDVATMSADDTICGCNGVTKGTIVHAILEQELTTFEEVKGCTKAAGSCGKCRPLVEQVLSHTLGDAFDASAQSAGMCGCTPLSRDEVVAAIHEKGLKSPKEVRNVLGFAHEDGCSKCRPALNYYLRMAIPEEYEDDKSSRFVNERMNGNIQHDGTFSVIPRMYGGVTTADDLMKIAEVAKKYDVPLVKITGASRIGLYGVKKQDLPNVWADLNMTSGYAYSKSLRNVKSCVGSRFCRFGTKDSLRLGMLLEQSLEMVDTPHKMKMGVTGCPRNCAEVLTKDFGVVCVENGYQLYIGGNGGTEVREADFVMIVPTEDDVLRIATAYMQYYRETGIYGERTAYWTERLGFDRIKEILQDANMVTKLNERFQKARGTYKEAWGQALETKSLKAMYEVETVK; this is translated from the coding sequence ATGAAAAAACGTTTAATTATGATCGGAAATGGTATGGCTGGCATACGCTGTATGGAAGAAATATTAAAACATAATAGTGATTCATATGAGATTACTATTTTTGGAGATGAACCGCATCCAAACTACAATCGCATTATGCTCTCTCACGTTTTACAAGGCAAAACAAATATGCAAGATATCATTATGAATGAATATAGTTGGTACGAAGAGAATGAGATAACTTTATATACAAACGAAAGAGTTCAAAGTATTGACCGAGAAGAAAAAGTCATTGTCACAGAAAAAAATCGTACTCTTACATATGACAAACTTATTATCGCAACAGGTTCTAGTGCTTTTATTTTACCTGTTGAAGGTTCTACTCTTCCTGGTGTAACAGGATTTCGAACAATTGAAGATACACAATTTATGATAGACACCGCTAAAGAAAAGAAAAAGGCCGTTGTTATTGGTGGTGGGTTACTTGGTTTAGAAGCCGCAAGAGGTCTTATTGACTTAGGGATGGACGTACATGTTGTTCATTTAATGCCAAACTTAATGGAGCAGCAACTAGATACGAAAGCAGCTTCTCTATTACGCGAAGATTTAGAAGCGCAAGGCATGAAGTTTCTAACGGAAAAGAAAACTGTAAAGATTCTTGGTACAGACCATGTTGAGGGCATTCAATTTGAAGATGGTGAAGTTGTAGATTGTGATTTAATCGTAATGGCTGTCGGAATACGCCCAAATACGCAAATAGCAAAAGATGCTGGTTTAATTGTAAATCGCGGTATTGTAGTCAATGACTATATGCTAACAAATGATGAGTCCATTTATGCAGTTGGAGAATGTGCGGAACATGACGGTATCGCATATGGACTTGTTGCTCCTCTTTATGAACAAGGTGCGATATTAGCAAAACATATAACGAATTTACAAACTGATGGATATTCGGGCAGTATCGTCGGTACGCAATTAAAAGTTGCTGGTTGTGATTTATTCTCTGCTGGTCAAATTTATGAAGATGATCAAACGAAAGCAATATCCATCTTTGATGAATGTAAACGTTCCTATAAAAAAGTATTAATTCGTGATAATAAAGTCGTCGGTATCGTTTTATATGGTGACACAGCTGACGGTACACGCCTCTTTAGCATGTTAAAGAAAGAAGAAGATATACAAGAATATACACCAGTTTCCATTCTTCACAAAGCTGGTGAAGAGAGTGAACTTGACGTTGCTACAATGAGTGCGGATGACACGATTTGTGGATGTAATGGTGTTACGAAAGGTACAATCGTTCACGCCATTTTAGAACAAGAGTTAACGACTTTTGAAGAAGTTAAAGGCTGTACGAAAGCCGCAGGGTCTTGTGGCAAATGTCGTCCGCTTGTGGAACAAGTTTTATCTCATACACTTGGAGATGCTTTTGATGCCTCAGCGCAATCTGCCGGTATGTGTGGATGTACACCTTTATCCCGTGATGAAGTCGTAGCGGCCATTCACGAGAAAGGCTTAAAATCTCCAAAAGAAGTACGAAATGTTCTTGGTTTTGCACATGAAGACGGCTGTTCGAAATGCCGCCCTGCTTTAAACTACTATTTACGTATGGCGATTCCAGAAGAATATGAAGATGATAAATCGTCCCGTTTCGTTAATGAAAGAATGAATGGTAACATCCAGCACGATGGTACATTCTCTGTTATTCCACGTATGTACGGAGGCGTTACAACAGCAGATGATTTAATGAAAATTGCTGAAGTTGCGAAGAAGTATGATGTTCCACTTGTGAAAATTACCGGTGCAAGCCGAATTGGCTTATACGGTGTCAAGAAACAAGATTTACCTAACGTATGGGCTGACTTAAATATGACTTCTGGATATGCGTATTCAAAATCTCTTCGTAATGTAAAATCATGTGTTGGCTCTCGTTTTTGCCGTTTCGGTACGAAAGATTCATTAAGACTTGGTATGTTGCTTGAACAATCATTAGAAATGGTAGATACACCTCATAAAATGAAAATGGGTGTAACCGGTTGTCCGCGTAACTGTGCGGAAGTACTGACGAAAGATTTTGGCGTTGTTTGTGTCGAAAATGGATATCAACTTTATATTGGCGGAAATGGTGGTACAGAAGTACGTGAAGCTGATTTTGTAATGATTGTCCCTACTGAAGATGATGTCCTTCGCATCGCTACAGCTTACATGCAATATTATCGTGAAACTGGTATTTACGGAGAGCGAACTGCCTACTGGACAGAACGTTTAGGCTTCGATCGCATAAAAGAAATACTGCAAGATGCAAATATGGTCACTAAGTTAAATGAACGTTTCCAAAAAGCTCGTGGCACATATAAAGAAGCATGGGGACAAGCACTAGAAACGAAATCATTAAAAGCGATGTATGAAGTAGAAACTGTGAAATAA
- a CDS encoding AEC family transporter gives MFVFIILDVILPILILMLIGAILQTKFQFNLKQLSTLITYCLMPAAVFVNIYDIRIETGLLLQIIYYLMLYSLSLIIVSHFISKILKLEKGESAALKNSISLMNSGNYGLPVSQLIFSHNPVGVSIQIFIVIFQNLLTYSYGIYNLLSATKTIGSIIQSFLRLPVFHALILGLFFQSFTIQIPNSIFIPLNQLANGFVAIALILLGAQLSNIKLNFFHRVITWALIGRLLMGPLLALVMIYLLNIDGIVAQSLFIASSFPTSRNTSTIAMEYQIEPELHAQIVLFSTLFSIITVTVVIYLSYILF, from the coding sequence ATGTTTGTATTTATTATATTAGACGTAATATTACCGATATTAATATTGATGCTAATTGGTGCAATCTTACAAACAAAGTTCCAATTTAACTTAAAGCAGCTATCTACACTTATTACTTATTGCTTGATGCCAGCGGCTGTATTTGTGAATATATATGATATTCGTATAGAAACAGGTTTGTTGCTCCAGATAATATACTATTTAATGCTTTATAGTCTGAGTCTGATCATAGTAAGTCATTTCATTTCAAAAATATTAAAGTTAGAAAAAGGAGAAAGTGCAGCTCTAAAAAATAGCATTTCGTTAATGAATTCCGGTAATTATGGGTTACCAGTAAGTCAATTGATTTTCAGTCACAATCCAGTGGGGGTTTCCATTCAGATTTTCATTGTGATTTTCCAGAATCTTTTAACTTATTCATATGGGATATATAACTTACTATCAGCAACAAAAACAATCGGAAGTATTATTCAATCATTTCTAAGACTGCCTGTATTTCATGCGCTCATATTAGGGCTTTTCTTTCAATCTTTTACAATTCAAATACCTAATTCTATCTTTATTCCTCTTAATCAGCTTGCAAATGGTTTTGTTGCAATAGCACTCATATTGCTAGGGGCACAATTATCCAACATTAAACTTAATTTTTTCCATCGAGTCATAACATGGGCTTTAATTGGAAGGTTACTGATGGGACCATTATTAGCACTTGTCATGATATACCTACTAAACATCGATGGTATTGTTGCACAATCGTTATTTATTGCAAGTTCTTTTCCTACTTCAAGAAATACATCAACCATTGCCATGGAGTATCAAATAGAACCTGAATTACATGCACAAATCGTTTTATTTTCAACACTTTTCAGCATTATTACAGTAACTGTCGTTATTTATTTGTCATATATTTTGTTTTGA
- a CDS encoding molybdenum cofactor biosynthesis protein MoaE produces the protein MTQTYYEVIDTPISIKSVTSKVIRRECGAVTTFIGTVREFTKGRRTLYLEYVAYKTMAEKQLEKIGTEVEEKWPGTYVAITHRIGTLQISDLAVVIAVSTPHRKAAYEANEYIMERIKQMVPIWKKEFWEDGESWIGDQLEKTAYSNGEPGKEMRI, from the coding sequence ATGACACAAACGTATTATGAAGTAATTGATACACCTATTTCAATTAAAAGTGTTACTAGCAAAGTAATTCGGCGCGAGTGTGGTGCGGTTACTACTTTTATTGGTACTGTCAGAGAATTTACGAAAGGACGTCGCACGTTATATTTAGAGTATGTTGCTTATAAAACAATGGCGGAAAAACAACTTGAGAAGATTGGTACCGAGGTCGAGGAGAAGTGGCCTGGGACATATGTGGCAATTACACATCGCATTGGTACGTTACAAATTTCGGATCTTGCTGTTGTCATCGCTGTTTCTACACCACACCGGAAAGCTGCATATGAGGCGAACGAATATATTATGGAGCGTATAAAGCAAATGGTGCCGATTTGGAAGAAAGAGTTTTGGGAAGATGGAGAGTCGTGGATAGGCGATCAGTTAGAGAAAACAGCATATAGTAATGGCGAGCCTGGAAAGGAGATGAGAATATGA
- the nirD gene encoding nitrite reductase small subunit NirD yields the protein MIQTKEKIKVMRAEDLPIQIGKEVQMKGMSFALFRLSNGDIRAVENRCPHKNGPLAEGIVSGEFVFCPLHDWKISLLTGEVQKPDDGCIQTYEVEVIDGDIYIYM from the coding sequence ATGATACAAACGAAAGAAAAAATAAAAGTTATGCGTGCAGAAGACCTTCCTATTCAAATCGGTAAAGAGGTGCAAATGAAAGGTATGTCTTTCGCCCTATTCCGCCTTTCAAATGGCGATATTCGAGCTGTAGAAAATCGTTGTCCTCATAAAAACGGGCCATTAGCGGAAGGTATTGTATCTGGAGAATTCGTCTTTTGTCCACTACATGATTGGAAAATTTCACTACTAACAGGTGAAGTTCAAAAACCTGATGACGGTTGTATTCAAACGTATGAAGTAGAAGTTATTGACGGGGATATTTATATATACATGTAA